The following coding sequences are from one Neurospora crassa OR74A linkage group I, whole genome shotgun sequence window:
- the prd-4 gene encoding serine/threonine-protein kinase chk2 produces MAPRAEGSSTLKRARGSTDDNDSFKKPRRSERLSSQRTGDSPEPKQKTPLKTTKQLPSPVTHDSDEFPQDSKEPTATPPAGRPSQLSQISPRPENQHSQSQASQLNDTQAFSQLPDLDKALSDEVEDEVKEGVWGYLFPLDPRYGGRCVVLRRRAACPLPDTVSQAVGSKRGKRGQKALIKEEHDLDKTKVKGLPSGGYLIGRHPECDIQIEDPIVSNRHCIIFTENKGNDTIAVLEDLSSNGTFVNEAIVGRNRRRELQELDEIAVLGTARFIFRYPKSRHTSAFRQQYTMLQKLGKGHFAEVYLCVEKSTGTQYAVKVFSKTPGVEERSKDEGLQQEIAVLMGVSHPNVLCLKDTFNEPNAVHLVLELAPGGELFNYIVKKTKLSENECRKLFTQLFQGVKYLHDRNIVHRDIKPENILLVDDDLHVKLADFGLAKIIGEESFTTTLCGTPSYVAPEILTDTRHRKYTKAVDVWSLGVVLYICLCGFPPFSDELTSPDFPYSLSDQIRQGKFDYPSPYWDPVDDLALDLIDSMLVVDPEKRFTIDDCLSHPWMTQKTPGVNDSTNGLVNGIAGLDVTRRGVLRERTLLSSINTVEIADKIPLGENKPELKIYKKNPTETVGGPSEHELAGAQAGPSRQKEARPDDNRDPNEFMKMGGKGDEVLFADDPKSNYPTAKKDAKDIVESTTKTNGKGKGKGKKK; encoded by the exons ATGGCTCCCCGAGCTGAAGGCAGCAGCACTCTTAAGAGAGCTCGC GGTTCTACCGACGACAACGATTCCTTCAAGAAACCCCGTCGCTCCGAGCGCCTCTCCTCCCAGCGCACCGGCGACAGCCCCGAACCCAAGCAGAAGACGCCCCTCAAGACCACCAAACAATTACCCTCTCCAGTCACCCACGACTCCGATGAATTCCCACAGGATTCCAAAGAGCCCACTGCCACCCCTCCAGCCGGCCGTCCCAGCCAGCTGTCGCAAATCAGCCCTCGCCCAGAAAACCAACATTCTCAGTCGCAAGCGTCCCAGCTCAATGACACTCAAGCCTTTAGCCAGTTGCCCGATCTCGACAAGGCATTGTCGGACGAGGTCGAGGATGAAGTCAAGGAGGGAGTTTGGGGCTACCTGTTTCCCTTGGATCCTAGGTACGGCGGCCGCTGTGTCgtcttgaggaggagggccgcTTGTCCCCTTCCAGATACCGTCTCACAGGCGGTTGGCTCCAAGAGAGGTAAACGCGGCCAGAAGGCGCTGATCAAGGAGGAGCACGATTTGGACAAGACCAAGGTCAAGGGACTTCCATCCGGTGGCTATCTGATCGGCCGACACCCGGAATGCG ACATCCAAATAGAGGACCCCATCGTTTCGAACCGGCACTGCATCATCTTCACAGAGAACAAGGGCAACGATACCATCGCCGTATTAGAGGATCTGTCGAGTAACGGGACGTTCGTCAACGAGGCAATAGTGGGTCGCAACCGAAGAAGAGAGCTCCAAGAGCTAGATGAGATCGCCGTTCTTGGCACAGCCCGCTTCATCTTCCGATACCCCAAAAGTCGACACACCAGCGCTTTCAGGCAGCAGTACACCATGCTGCAGAAGCTGGGCAAGGGCCATTTCGCCGAGGTCTACCTGTGTGTGGAGAAGTCGACGGGTACACAGTATGCCGTCAAGGTGTTCTCCAAGACTCCTGGCGTCGAGGAGAGGTCCAAGGACGAGGGTCTTCAGCAGGAAATCGCCGTGCTGATGGGGGTTAGTCACCCCAACGTCTTGTGTCTCAAAGATACCTTCAATGAGCCCAACGCCGTTCACCTAGTTCTGGAGCTGGCGCCAGGAGGTGAGCTCTTCAACTACATTGTCAAGAAGACCAAGCTTTCCGAGAACGAGTGCCGCAAGCTGTTTACCCAGCTTTTCCAGGGTGTCAAGTACTTGCACGACCGCAACATTGTCCACCGCGACATCAAACCCGAGAACATTCTGCTGGTCGATGATGACCTGCACGTCAAGCTGGCTGATTTTGGTCTTGCCAAGATCATCGGCGAGGAATCCTTCACTACTACTCTCTGTGGTACGCCCAGTTATGTGGCACCGGAAATCCTCACCGACACGCGTCATCGCAAGTACACCAAGGCGGTCGATGTTTGGTCTCTCGGTGTAGTGCTGTACATTTGCTTGTGCGGCTTTCCACCTTTTTCGGATGAACTCACCTCGCCCGACTTCCCTTATTCCCTTTCGGATCAAATTAGGCAGGGCAAATTCGACTATCCATCGCCTTACTGGGACCCGGTGGATGATTTGGCTC TTGACCTGATCGATTCCATGCTCGTCGTTGATCCCGAGAAGCGCTTCACCATTGACGATTGTCTTTCTCATCCATGGATGACGCAAAAAACGCCTGGCGTCAACGACAGCACCAACGGCCTTGTTAACGGCATCGCCGGCCTCGACGTCACCAGGCGCGGCGTCCTCCGCGAGCGCACCCTCCTCAGCTCCATCAACACAGTCGAGATCGCCGACAAGATCCCGCTTGGCGAGAACAAGCCCGAGCTGAAGATCTACAAGAAGAATCCCACGGAAACGGTCGGTGGGCCCAGCGAGCACGAACTTGCCGGTGCACAAGCAGGACCCTCCCGCCAAAAAGAGGCCAGACCCGATGACAACAGAGACCCAAATGAGTTTATGAAGATGGGTGGTAAGGGTGATGAGGTACTCTTTGCGGACGATCCGAAGAGTAATTACCCAACCGCCAAGAAGGATGCGAAGGATATTGTCGAGTCGACGACAAAGACGAACGGCAAAGGTAAGGGTAAGGGTAAGAAAAAATAA